The nucleotide sequence ACGATTGTTTTCACTGATCTGGTCGGGTTTTCCACGTGGGCACTCGAGGCAGGTGACGACGCAGCGCTGCGGTTGCTCCGCAAGGTCGCGCGATGCGTAGAAACCGAAATCAATGACCATCGCGGACAGGTCGTCAAACGTATGGGCGACGGCTTGATGGCGATATTCCCCGCGCCGAGCCTCGCCATTGAGGCCATCGTCAAGGCTCGGCGCGCCCTGAAAGCGGTGGAGGAGAGTGGCTACAAGCCCAAGATGCGGGTCGGTATTCACACCGGTTCTCCGCGCGCGATCGGGGATGACTGGCTCGGCGTCGACGTTAATGTGGCTGCGCGAATCATGGAGTCCGGCGGAAACGGCGGATTGGTGATTTCGGGACAGACTCTCGATGCCCTCGGTGACGAAGAGCTAGAAGCGTTGGGGCTAGTTGCGAAGCCGCACCGCCGGTTCCTGAAGGTCAAATTGGCAGGCGTCCCTGAGGGTGTGCGGCTCTACACCGTCAAACGCCGCAAAGCGGAGGCCAGTTAGCTGTCGAGTGGGAGCAGGCGCCATAGCGGTGAAACTGGCCCATGGCCTGCCCCGAGGGGGTAGGCGGATTCGAGGCACTTCGTGACCCACCGCTTCGCGAATGTCACCGCTCCGGGGACCGAGTAGCCGTGGGCAAGCGCGCACGCAGTCGCGGCGGCGAGAGTGTCGCCGCCCCCATGGTCGTGTCCGGTTTGCACACGGTAGCTGGTCAGTTCGTGCCGTTCGGTGCCGTTCGTCAGCAGGTCACGGCTCTCCGCCGACGAACGAAGGTGACCACCCTTGATGAGCGCCCATTCGGCACCCAGTTCGAGGAGTTTCTCCGCGGCGTGCGCTTGCGTTTCACTATCAACTACGTTGATCCCGGTGAGGAGCCGAACCTCGTCGAGGTTGGGCGTGACGATGGTGGCCTGGGGAATCAGCAAGTCGCGCAGCGCTTCGAGAGCATCCGAACGGAGCAATGGGTCGCCGTGCATAGAGGCAGCAACCGGATCGACGACGAGGGGTATCTCCTGCCCTTTGCTTGTATTTCCGATGCCGAGGTCCGCGCACTCGGCGACTACCGCTTCGATGATCGGCGCGGATGACAGCATTCCTGTTTTGGCGGCACCGACACTGATATCCGTCACCACAGATCGGATCTGGGCGGCAACAGTCTCCGGCGGGATTTCGTGGACACCTGTGACACCGACAGAGTTCTGCACGGTTATCGCCGCTACGGCAACACATCCGTGCACCCCGCACAACGCCATTGTGCGCATGTCAGCCTGAATGCCCGCACCACCGCCGGAGTCAGATCCGGCGATGGTGAGGGCGCGCACGGGCGTTTCGCCAGGCTTACTTACAGGGAGCAGCCAGTCCATGAGGATTCCGCTAGCGAGACGTGAGCGGCAAGTACACCTGATTGCCATGTTCCGCGAACTCGGCGGATTTCTCAGCCATGCCTTCCGCGATCACACGGTCGATGTCTTCTTGCGTGGCGAGGCCATTCTGTTCGGCGTAATCGCGAACATCCTGACTGATGCGCATGGAGCAGAACTTCGGCCCGCACATCGAACAGAAATGTGCAGTTTTCGCGGGCTCCGCGGGGAGCGTCTCATCGTGGTACTCGCGAGCGGTGTCCGGGTCCAGCGACAGGTTGAACTGATCAACCCAGCGAAACTCGAACCGCGCCTTGGATAGCGCGTCATCCCGTTCTTGCGCGCGGGGATGGCCTTTCGCCAGATCCGCTGAATGTGCCGCGATCTTGTACGCAATGACGCCCTGTTTCACGTCATCACGATTAGGCAGCCCGAGATGCTCCTTCGGTGTGACGTAGCACAGCATGGCGGTACCGGCCTGAGCAATCATCGCAGCACCAATGGCCGACGTGATGTGGTCGTAGGCGGGTGCGATATCGGTTGCGAGCGGTCCCAGCGTATAAAAGGGCGCCTCCTCGCAAAGTTCCTCTTCGAGCCGGACATTCTCCGCGATCTTGTGCATCGGCACGTGTCCGGGCCCCTCGATCATGACCTGAACACCGTACGACTTCGCAATCTTCGTCAACTCGCCCAGCGTGCGCAGTTCAGCGAACTGAGCTTCGTCGTTGGCATCGGCGATCGAACCAGGCCGAAGGCCATCGCCAAGCGAGAACGTCACGTCGTACGTGCGGAGGATTTCGCACAGCTCGCGAAAGTGCGTGTAGAGGAACGACTCCCTGTGATGAGCGAGGCACCACGCGGCCATAATCGAACCGCCGCGTGAGACGATGCCGGTGACTCGCTTTGCCGTCAGTGGAATGTAGCGAAGCAGCACACCCGCGTGCACGGTCATGTAGTCGACGCCCTGCTCGCACTGTTCGATCACAGTGTCCCGGTACATCTCCCAGGTGAGCTTCGTAGGATCGCCCTTGACTTTCTCGAGGGCCTGATAGATCGGTACTGTCCCAACCGGCACGGGTGAATTGCGCAGGATCCACTCGCGAGTCTCGTGAATGTCCTTGCCGGTGGAGAGATCCATGATGGTGTCAGCGCCCCAGCGGGTCGCCCACACCATTTTCTCGACCTCTTCGGCGATGCCGGAACTCACGGCGGAGTTGCCGATATTCGCATTGATCTTCACGCCGAAGGCCTTGCCGATGATCATCGGCTCGATTTCCGGGTGTTTGTGGTTGGCGCAGATTACCGCGCGGCCTGCAGCGACCTCATCGCGGACCATCTCTGGTGCAACGCTTTCGCGGGCCGCGATGTAGCGCATCTCGTCGGTGATGATCCCGGCGCGGGCCCACGCGAGTTGCGTGGACGCGCCATCAACAGGGGCAGGCTTGGCCCAGTTGTCCCGCTGCTTTGGCAGACCGTTTTCAAGATCGATCAGTGCGGTGGTATCCGTGTACGGCCCCGACGTGTCGTACAGGTCAAGATGGTCACCGTTGGTCAGGTGTACTCGGCGCATGGGAAACGTGAGGCTCTTCGTTTCCGGTACTGGCTTGTAGACCTTGCTGCTGCCCTCGATCGGGCCAGTGGTGACAGTGTCGACAACAATGGTGGTGGCAGAATTCTTCGACAAAATTCCCTCCCTACGCCGGCATTACCCGGTCAGGTTCATACGGTCGACGGCCCGATAGCCGTCCTCTCAGCCCGCTGGTGCGAGCCCCCGTTGGAGATGTGCAGTTGCGTTCACCACCATAGCGGACGGCACGAGATCGTGTGACCCGGACGACAGACACAGTGACGACGCGGAGCTCAACGATGAGCGCGAATCGCGATCCGGTGGGAAGCTGTCACTACAACACTCAACGTACGGGAGGCGCGATGGCAGCTAGCGAACACTCCATTGAGGTGCTCGATAACCAGTCCCGGTCACGGTATGAGATCTGGGTGGACGGCGTGCTCGCGGGAATCGAAGGGTACGAAATCGCAGATGACGGCGTGATCACCCTGCTCCACACCATCATCGACGAGGACTTCAGCCGCCAGGGTTACGCGCGCGCGATGGTGCGCGGCATCCTCGATGGCATGCGTGCCCGCCAGCAGCAACTCCGCCCGCTGTGCACCTATGTGCAGCGCTTCCTTACCCGGTTCCCGGAGTATCAGGATCTGACCGCGCCACTGCCCGAGGGGGCCGCACACCGCGTTCCGTGACGGCACACCGCCACTCCCGATGGCACACCCAGTGCAGAGGGGTCCTGGTCGGCAGTCACGGTGTGCGGTGCTGGGAGGCCTTACTGCACCGCAACGTCCATGATGACGGGGGCATGATCACTCGCGCCTTTGCCCTTACGCTCGTCGCGGTCGATCCGGCCGCCCGTGACATGCGTTGCTGACGACACCAGCATGTGATCGATACGCATGCCCTCCCGGCGGGGGAACCGCAGCTGGGTGTAGTCCCAATAGGTGTAGACACCAGGTCCCGGCGTGAACGGACGGACCGCATCGCTGAACCCCAGGTCGGCGAAGCGCTGGTAAGCCTTCCGCTCAGGGTCCGAGACGTGCGTCGAGTTGCCGAAAACGGCCATGTCCCACACGTCCTCATCCAGGGGAGCGATGTTCCAGTCACCGACGAGTGCCAGCGGCCTATCAGCGCTGGCATCGAGCCAGCTCGCGCTCGCATCCCACAGCGCATCGAGCCAGCGCAGTTTGTACTCGTAGTGCGGGTCATCGAGTGTCCGGCCGTTCGGCACATACAAGCTCCACACCGTGACGCCGCCACAGTCGGCGCCGATCGCACGTGGCTCAAGCTGGTCGCGAAAGGCGGGCTGGCCGGGGAAGCCGATCTGCAGCCTGGAGAGTCCGACGCGAGAGGCGATGGCGACGCCATTCCACTGATTCGTGCCGTGGTGGGCTACCTCGTAGCCGATTTCTTCGAATGCCAGGGCGGGGAATTGGTCATCACGGCACTTTGTTTCCTGGATGGCGAGCACATCGACGTCGCTTCGGGAGAGCCATGAGGTGATTCGGTCGATACGTGCTCGCGCAGAGTTGACGTTCCAGGTGGCGATTCGCATCAGTCGTCGTGTCCAAACGGGTCGGGAACGGTGCCTGGCGTCCAGGACAGCCCTGGCACGCCCCAGCCGTTCTTTTTGATGGTCTTTTTCGCGGCGCGTGCGTTGCGCCCGATGAGCCGGTCCACGTAGAGGAAGCCGTCAAGGTGTCCGACCTCGTGCTGCAGGCAGCGAGCGAACAGCCCGGTCCCCTCGACATCGACGGGATTGCCCTGAACATCGACGCCAGTGACTCGCGCCCAGGCTGCGCGTCCCGTGGGGAACTGCTCGCCGGGAACCGAGAGGCATCCCTCGAGGTCATCCTCAGGATCAGGCATTGTTTCGGGTATTTCTGATGTCTCGAGCACGGGATTGATGACCTCACCGGTGCGGCGCACTACGGTCCCGTCTTCGTCGCGGTCGGGGCAGTCATAGACGAAGACACGAAGGTCGACGCCGATCTGGTTAGCTGCCAGGCCGACACCATGCGCCGCGGCCATCGTGTCGTACATATCCTGTACGAGATCGGCCAGCTCTTGCGGTGGCTGTTCGACAATTCTGGTCGGTGCGTGGAGGACCGGATCGCCGACGACGCGGATCGGGTGGATTGCCATGATCCGACAGATTACTGATTCCGCGTGCCAATCGAGAAATGCGGGCCTTGCAGGGTGCCGCCGCGCGGGGACTCGCCGCAGCGAGCGACCGGAGTTCAATGCTCAACGGTGGTTCAATGAAGGGCGAAAGACATGCACGTAATTCCCTGAGGAGCGAGATGGAAAGCGCAGCAGCGCGAGCCGGGCAGCCAGCGCAGGAACCGCACGGATCACTTGAGGCGCCTGCACCAGATCTCGCGATTGACGACGATTCGGGCCTGTCCCGGCGAGAGCGGGACATCCTTGCGTTCGAGCGGCAGTGGTGGAAGTATGCGGGCGCCAAGGAAGAAGCGATCAAGAACCTCTTCGGATTGTCGGCGACGCGCTACTACCAGGTGCTGAATGCGCTGATCGACCGGCCCGAGGCGCTGAGCGCGGACCCGATGCTCGTGAAGCGGCTCCGGAGATTACGTGCGGGTCGCCAGAAGGCCCGCGCGGCGCGCCGCTTGGGCTTCAGGACCACGTAGTCGGGAGATGACCGGTGAGTACCCCACGCCCTGATGTGAATCGACTGCCGTTGCGGTCATTCGCATTCATGTTGCTGTCCGCGGCAGTCGTGTTCATTGCCATCGGTGTATTTGTTCTGCGCGATGCCAGCGCCGATTCGGAGCCGCAGGCTAGTGCGCCGCTGGCGGCGACGACGACAACTGCAGCGCCCACCACGACAGCAGAGCCGACGCCCGAACCCACTCCGGAGGAAACCACGACTCTCGCGCCGCCGCCGGTGCCTGCTGTGCAGGTCCACGTGCTGAACAACAGCACAGTCCAGGGTCTCGCCGGCCAGACTGCAGATACGCTGCGCGGTTCGGGCTGGCAGGTCGGCAACACCGGCAATTACAGTGCGAGTGTTGTCGGTGGAACGACCGTCTACTACGGCGATGCGCCCGGCGAACAGCAGGTCGCCGAGCGGGTCGCGGCGACGCTTGGGGCGTCGACAGCTCCGCGGTTCGCCGGCATATCAGATCAGCCTCCCGGCGTCGTTGTGATCCTCACGGGATAGTGGGGCTGCTCGTCGGTTGTGTTGCCTCCACAGATATGCTGTGGCTGCGACAATGCGGTTCGGCCCCAGCCCGGGCAAAGACCTTTCTGGTGAAGGAGCTTTTGTAATGGCCTCACAGGTACGGCGGACACTCCACGGTCGGGGAGTATCGTGGCGGAACCCGGGAGTGGCTGCGGCGGCAGTCGCGGCGGGCGCGCTCATTATCAGTGGGTGCGCGGCTCCGTACGAGGCGCCGAGCACCATGACTGAAGAAGTGCCGCCACCGCCGGTCTGGACCGGAGAGCCCGAGCCGGTTGACTTCCATGAGGATGAAGATGAGCACGGCGATGAATCCTCCTCGCCGGGCAGGACTCTGGAAGCACAGCTTGCGCTGGCAGACGGTACCGAGATCGGCCTGGTCACGTTTTCGGAGACAGAGGATTTCCTCCGGATCCGCGCTGTGATTCAGGCTGATCCAGATGACCTGAGTCCCGGATTCAAGGGCTTCCACATTCACGAAGTCGGGGCGTGCGAGGCGGAAGACGGGGAAGATGCCTTCACGTCCGCTGGCGGCCATCTCGACCTCGAGGGTGCGACCCACGAAGGTACCGGGGCTAGCGGCGACCTCGTCTCCATCCAGATCCTCGAGAATGGTCGCGCTGAGCTTGTCACGCTCACGGACCGCGTCACTGTCGATGATCTCCTCATCGGTGATGGGACGTCGGTCATCGTGCACGAGGGACCTGACAACTTTGCCAACATCCCAGACCGCTACGAGCACGCTGAGGGTGACGACGTACCCGACGAGCAGACACTCGCCACTGGAGATGCTGGCGCGCGCGCTGCCTGTGGTGTGATCGAGGTAAGTAGCTAAACGCACCGGAAGAAACCCATACGAGGCGCTGCTCGGCTGAGCAGCGCCTCGTATGGTTCTATCAGGGTGTGGAGATTCCGTTCAGCGGTTCACCCCGTCCCACGCTCGGAGTCGAGTGGGAGCTTGCGATCGTCAACCGAGACGACCGCGATCTTGTGAATGCCGCTGAAGCGGTGCTCGAGGACCTGGCTGAACGGCACGGTATCGACAGCACTCAGGCGTCGTCACCGGTGCACAAAGAGTTTCTCCGCAACACAGTCGAATTGGTCACCGGTATCTGCAACACCGTTGACGAAGCGATGGCAGACATTTCGCGGTCCTTGAAGGCAGTGATCGCCGCGGGCGACCGGCTCGGTGTGGACTTCTTCTGCGCGGGCAGTCACCCGTTCGCGCACTGGACCGACGACATGCTGACGGACAAGCCGAACTACGTCGAGATCATCAATAGGAACCAGTATTGGGGCCGGCAACTGCTCATCTGGGGTGTTCATGTGCATGTGGGGGTCTCACACGCAGACAAGGTATTCCCGATCCTCAACGCGCTGCTGATGAAGTACCCGCACTTGCTCGCCCTTTCGGGTTCCTCACCCATCTGGGACTCGAAGGACACCGGTTACGCGAGCACCCGCGCCTTGCTCTTTCAGCAGCTTCCCACAGCGGGGCTGCCGTTCCAGTTCGAGACGTGGCGTGAGTTCGAGCGCTTCGCTGGCGACCAGATGAAAACAGGGATCATCGAGTCGCTCGGTGGACTTCACTGGGATATCAGGCCAGCACCATCGTTGGGGACCATCGAGGTGCGAGTCTGCGACGGGATCCCGACGCTCCGTGAACTCGCAGCACTCACCTCGCTTATCCACTGTCTTGTCGTCGACCTTGACCGTCGACTGGAGGCGGGAGAGGATCTGCCCTCGATGCCACCGTGGCTCGTACAGGAAAACAAGTGGCGGGCTGCGCGATATGGCCTGGAAGCTGAGGTCATTCTGGATCGCGAATGCAGGGAGCAACTCGTCACTGACGATCTCACAGTGATGCTGGAGCGACTCGAGCCAATCGCCCGGCATCTGGAGTGCGCGGACGAGTTGGCCGATGTGGCAGATATCCCGCGGATCGGTGCTTCATATCAACGGCAGCGCCGGATCGCCAGCCAGGGTGGGAGCTGGGCCTCGATCGTGGACTCTCTCGTCAGCGAGTTACGCGGCGGGGTGGCGATCAGTCGTCGCGATTCGGTTCCATCTGATCAATTGTGATGAGATCTTTGCGATAGAGCTGCTCGCGATACGCGAGCCGTCCGACGCGGTGTGCGACTACCGGCACCGTGAGGCCGGCGAAGAGTATCGCAAGGAAAAGCATCCCGACGTCAACCGAACCCCACAGCCTGATTCCGGCTGCGCTCAGGACGAGGATGACGCTGAGGATTTGAGGCTTCGTCGCGGCGTGCATACGCGTCAGAGTGTCCGGAAAACGCACAACACCGATGGCGGCGATCAGGGCAAGGCCACAGCCCGCGAGGAGCAGTGTCGCGACGATGATGTCGATGATCATGGGCCGCTCGTTCCCGTCTCGGTATCAGACACGCGGTACCGGGTGATCGAAATCGAACCGATGAACCCGAGCAGAGCGAGCGCGACCACAGCAGACACGACTGTGGTGTCGCGGGAATATGCCGCCCAGGCAGCAAGTCCACACAAGCAGAGTGCGACTAGCATGTCCACGGCCACCAGCCGGTCAAGTGAGTTCGGTCCCGCGACCAGACGGTACGTTGTGATCATGCTCGCCGCTACGAGCATGGCCCCGCAGACCAGGAACACGATGTTCATAGTTCCTCCCGCCCCATTGACGCATTCGAGGTGATGTCCCGCCACTCGTCACGGCGCTCGAAGGCTCGCACGAACCAGCGGACCAGCCGATCAGTGTCTTTGTGGAACTTGGCAATCGCGCGTTTGTCGGAAATATCGATGACGTGTACAAAGACCACTCGCTGCACCTTGTCGACCTGTAGGACGAGACTGCCAGGGATAAGACTCAGTGCATCGACGATGAGCGTGAGAACAAGGTCGGATCGCACATCCACCCGCCGCTTCAAAATGGCGCTGTTCGGTGGCGGGCCGGGCCGAATCGTGATCCAGGTGACCTGCAACGTCGCGCGCACCAGCATGAACGCGACAACGGCGTTGAGGATGAGGAAGGAAATAGGGTGCAAGCGCCCGCCAATCGGAATCCGCGGCAGCGGCAGCAGGTACACGACAGCCAGGCCGATGAGAATCCCCGAGAGAACATTGCCGAGCGACACTGTTCCCCACAGCAACACCCAGATGCCAGCTAGCCAGAGAACGCCGGATATTCGCAGCAGCGCAGTGCGTATCAACGGTCACCTCCGAGGGCGTCAGTCCCGCTTATCGGTGTGTCAAGGCCTTGGAGTACCTCGGGGTCGACGTCAAGAACGGTGCTGATGTAATCCGTGCGTTCACGCAGGTTCTCGGCGGCACGATTGGAGTATGCGAAGAACGGTCCGGCGAGCAGCGTGAGCGTCAGCCCGAGAACGGCTAGTCCTGCAGTCGGCGCGACCATGAGCGCGGGCATGCGTCCCACATCAGCGCGCTCGCCGTAAGGGACGTCGAACGCATCGTCAACGAGGGCGGTAGGCCGGGAAGCGACGAGGTGGCCTTCCGGTGCGTCCGCGCGGTCCCGCCAGAACGCTTTCGTCCAGATGCGTGCAACCACGTAAAGAGTCAGCAGGCTGGTGACGATACCGCCGGCGACAAGTATCCAGGCCAACAAGCTCGCATCGTCAGCACCTGCCTGGACGAGTGCCACCTTCCCAATGAAACCACTGAACGGTGGGATACCGCCCAGGTTCAGTGCGGGCACGAAGAAGATCAGCGCGAGCAGTGGGCTCGCTTTGGCGAGGCCACCCAGTCGGCGCAGCGACGCGGAACCAGCCTGCCGTTCTATCAGTCCGACCACCAGGAACAGGGTGGTCTGGACGATGATGTGGTGCGCTGCGTAGAAGATCGCGCCTGCTAGCCCCAGACTCGAGGACAATGCGATTCCGAACAGCATGTACCCGATGTGGCTGACGAGAGTAAACGACAGAAGGCGTTTGATATCGGACTGCGCGATTGCTCCGAGGATGCCGATAAGCATGGTAAGAAGCGCCGCCACGAGCAGTACATCATCGAGCAGCCCGCCGGGGAACACGAGAGTGTGGGTGCGGATGATCGCGTAAATACCCACTTTGGTCAGCAAACCCGCGAACACCGCGGTCACCGGGGCTGGCGCGGTGGGGTAGGAGTCCGGGAGCCAGCCGTACAGCGGAAAGACGGCTGCTTTGACACCGAAAGCGACGAGCAGGACCGCGAAGATTGCGGTGCTGGTGCCTTCCGGCACGTCCTGCATCCGTACAGCCATGTGCGCGAGGTTCAGGGTGCCTGTGGCCGCGTACGCGAACGCGATCCCGATGAGGAAAATGATCGAGGACACCATCGAAACAAGCACGTAGGTGATACCTGCGCGGACACGTTCCTTGCTGACACCGATCGTAAGCAGCACGAAGCTCGCGGCGAGCAAGATTTCAAACCCTACGTAGAGGTTGAACAAGTCGCCCGCGAGGAATGCGTTGCAAATACCTGCGGTCAGCGCCAGATACGTCGGAGCGAAAATCGATACGGGCTGTTGATGGTGGCCGTCGCGAATACCTTGCCCGACGGAATAGATGAGGACCGCAAGCAGCACCGCTGAAGAGATCAGCAGCATCAGCGCCGAAAGCCGGTCCGCGACGAGCGATATGCCTACCGGCGCGCCCCACTCGCCGACCTGAACGACATGGGTGCCGTACTGGTCTGTGAGGTACATCAGCATCGCTGCCACCACGAAAACTGAACTCAGCACGGCGAGCGTGATGTATCGCTGCACCCGATAGTGGCGGCTGAAGAACAGGGCGGCGGCCGCGCCAAGAAGCGGCAGCAGTACGGGCAGCGGGATGAGGGCCGGAGCGATCGATTCGTTCAGCATCAGCTGTCACCGCGCTGTGTCTTGCCGTTGGCGCGGCGCTCCGATTCGTCGAAATCAGAGTCGGAACCGTCCACGGGAGGGCCGTAGGGGCCTTCGGGCGATGGTGGTGTTTCGGGTTCCGGTTCGTAGTCGGGCGCTTCAATGCGGGTCCGGTGCGCGACGCGGACGTCTTCGGTGTCGTCGTCGACATCGTCCACGGTCTGGAGGGTGAACGACCGGTAGATCAGCGCGATCACAAACGCGGCAAGTCCCATTCCGATGACGATGGCTGTCAGAATAAGGGCCTGCACCAGGGGATCCGCCATCTCGCCATGTTCGGCCGACTCTCTGCCAATGATGGGCGGTGCACCAGACAGGCCGCCCATGTTGATGATCAGCAGGTTGACGGCGTTGGTCAGAAGAAGCAGCCCGAGCAGCATCTTCAGGATAGTGCGTTCGAGAACCAGGTAGACGCCGCAGCCAAACAGGATGCCGACGATGAGGAGCATTCCAAAGCTAGTGGTCAAGCTCATTGCCGTGCCACCTCGATCCGGGAATCGAGCCGCGCGCCGAGGCTGCGCAGCACATCCACCACCAGTCCGATGACGAGGAAGTAGACGCCAATGTCGAAGAACAGCGCTGTCACCAGTTTGACCTCACCGAACAGTGGTACATCGAAGTACATCGTCGCCGATGAGAGCGCGGGCGCGCCGAAAAGTATCGACGCCATAGCGGTGCCCGCCGCGAGCGCGAGACCGAACCCAAGGATCTTTCCAGCATCGACGCGAACCGACTCGCCGAGTTCGTATCGTCCACCGGCAAGGTAGCGAAGTACCAGTGCGAGTCCAGCTACGAGGCCTCCCGCAAACCCGCCACCTGGTGCATTGTGGCCGGCGAACAGGAAGTACAGCGAAAGCACCATCATCGCAGGGAATAGCAGCCGGGTGGTGACCTCCAGAATGAATGATCGGTTGCGCGGGTTGCGGAGTTCGCTGCCGCGCAACCAGACGATCTCGGTGTATTCGAGGTGCCTGCGCGTTGGCATGGCGGCCATTTCTGGGGAAGCCATTTCTGGAGTGCTGTCATCTGGAGTGTCGTCATCTGGCCGCTGGTCGGGTGCAACGACTTCCTGCCTTCTCTCGACGGCAGCCGTGACTGAGGCCTCGAGAGGCTGCTGAGACGGAACGGGCGCATCGGCGACGCGGGGGGCGCTGCCGTAGCGGCGGTGCCGGAAGATCAGACTGGCCACGCCGGTAGCCGCGACAAGGAGCACGCTGATCTCACCGAGCGTGTCCCACGCGCGGATGTCCACAAGCACCACATTGACAACGTTCGCGCCGCTTCCCTCCGAATACGCCAAATCTGGCAGGAATGCCGAAACGGGCTGCGCCGAGCGTGCGCTCACGGCGAAGAGACCCACTATCACGACCATGACACCCGATCCGAAGCCGAGTGCGGCGCGGATCGCGCGATGCCCCATGGGGCGGTAGGGGTGGGGTTCCGCGGGCAATTTGCGCAGCAGCAAGATGAAGATCACCAGCGTCAGCGTCTCCACCACCACTTGCGTGAGCGCGAGGTCTGGGGCGCCATGCAACGCAAAGATCACCGCTGTCCCGTAGCCGGTGACGCCAATGAGCAGCACAGCTGCGAGGCGGTTGCGCAGAACAGTCACACCAATCGCAGCCGCGACCATGATGCCTCCGACCGCGAGCTGCAGGACTGACCCTGGCGGTCCGCTGGGCAGAGATGGCCACTCCGGCCACAATAGGAGGGCCAGCGAGGGCAGCGCGATCAGCGTCGCAAGGATGATGGCCTGTGTGAACTGCAATGACCCGCGCTGGGTCACACTCGTCACCCGCTGTGACAGCAGGTCAGCGATGCGGAGCGTGGCGTCGTACACGCGGTCCGCATTACCCAGCGGTGGTGTGCTGAACCGCAGCTTGGAGACGGTGCGGTGCGCGAGGAAGACGACGATACCGGCGATGATGGCGAACGCACTGAGCGCCAAAGCCAGCTTCGACCCCCCTAGATGCGGGTGCTCACCCTCAAGGCCAACGGGGAACAGATCGACATACGGGAGCATCCAGTCCACCAGCGGAACTGTCAGGAACCCGGCCGCGAGTCCACTTACGGAGAGGATCGCGGGGGACGTCAGGAAAAGCCCGCCGGGTGGTGTCATCTCTGATACCGCTTGGCTCGGTTCAGGCTTGCCCTTCCCCGCGAATGCGCCA is from Hoyosella subflava DQS3-9A1 and encodes:
- the mnhG gene encoding monovalent cation/H(+) antiporter subunit G, whose translation is MIIDIIVATLLLAGCGLALIAAIGVVRFPDTLTRMHAATKPQILSVILVLSAAGIRLWGSVDVGMLFLAILFAGLTVPVVAHRVGRLAYREQLYRKDLITIDQMEPNRDD
- a CDS encoding Na+/H+ antiporter subunit E, encoding MIRTALLRISGVLWLAGIWVLLWGTVSLGNVLSGILIGLAVVYLLPLPRIPIGGRLHPISFLILNAVVAFMLVRATLQVTWITIRPGPPPNSAILKRRVDVRSDLVLTLIVDALSLIPGSLVLQVDKVQRVVFVHVIDISDKRAIAKFHKDTDRLVRWFVRAFERRDEWRDITSNASMGREEL
- a CDS encoding Na+/H+ antiporter subunit D encodes the protein MLNESIAPALIPLPVLLPLLGAAAALFFSRHYRVQRYITLAVLSSVFVVAAMLMYLTDQYGTHVVQVGEWGAPVGISLVADRLSALMLLISSAVLLAVLIYSVGQGIRDGHHQQPVSIFAPTYLALTAGICNAFLAGDLFNLYVGFEILLAASFVLLTIGVSKERVRAGITYVLVSMVSSIIFLIGIAFAYAATGTLNLAHMAVRMQDVPEGTSTAIFAVLLVAFGVKAAVFPLYGWLPDSYPTAPAPVTAVFAGLLTKVGIYAIIRTHTLVFPGGLLDDVLLVAALLTMLIGILGAIAQSDIKRLLSFTLVSHIGYMLFGIALSSSLGLAGAIFYAAHHIIVQTTLFLVVGLIERQAGSASLRRLGGLAKASPLLALIFFVPALNLGGIPPFSGFIGKVALVQAGADDASLLAWILVAGGIVTSLLTLYVVARIWTKAFWRDRADAPEGHLVASRPTALVDDAFDVPYGERADVGRMPALMVAPTAGLAVLGLTLTLLAGPFFAYSNRAAENLRERTDYISTVLDVDPEVLQGLDTPISGTDALGGDR
- a CDS encoding Na(+)/H(+) antiporter subunit C, producing the protein MSLTTSFGMLLIVGILFGCGVYLVLERTILKMLLGLLLLTNAVNLLIINMGGLSGAPPIIGRESAEHGEMADPLVQALILTAIVIGMGLAAFVIALIYRSFTLQTVDDVDDDTEDVRVAHRTRIEAPDYEPEPETPPSPEGPYGPPVDGSDSDFDESERRANGKTQRGDS
- a CDS encoding glutamate--cysteine ligase, translating into MEIPFSGSPRPTLGVEWELAIVNRDDRDLVNAAEAVLEDLAERHGIDSTQASSPVHKEFLRNTVELVTGICNTVDEAMADISRSLKAVIAAGDRLGVDFFCAGSHPFAHWTDDMLTDKPNYVEIINRNQYWGRQLLIWGVHVHVGVSHADKVFPILNALLMKYPHLLALSGSSPIWDSKDTGYASTRALLFQQLPTAGLPFQFETWREFERFAGDQMKTGIIESLGGLHWDIRPAPSLGTIEVRVCDGIPTLRELAALTSLIHCLVVDLDRRLEAGEDLPSMPPWLVQENKWRAARYGLEAEVILDRECREQLVTDDLTVMLERLEPIARHLECADELADVADIPRIGASYQRQRRIASQGGSWASIVDSLVSELRGGVAISRRDSVPSDQL
- a CDS encoding monovalent cation/H+ antiporter complex subunit F, coding for MNIVFLVCGAMLVAASMITTYRLVAGPNSLDRLVAVDMLVALCLCGLAAWAAYSRDTTVVSAVVALALLGFIGSISITRYRVSDTETGTSGP
- a CDS encoding Na+/H+ antiporter subunit A → MIAVLVAHALAALIAPLLVRILGRNAFLVLAVVPFGGFLWTLAHFSDPHRISIPWAPELGMDIELWFDGLTAIMSCIILGVGALVLVYCARYFPPNAIRLGSFAAYLVAFAGAMFGIVTSDNMLVLFIFWEATTVLSFLLIGYKAEKQVSRRAATKALLVTTFGGLAMLVGIIIFGQMTGSYLMSDLLASPPQGMLADVALVLILVGALSKSAIVPLHFWLPAAMAAPTPVSAYLHAAAMVKAGVFLVARLSPAFADASPWRLVIITLGALSMVLAGWRALREFDLKLILAFGTVSQLGFLMVLVGIGTRHAALAGIGLVIAHALFKGTLFLVVGIIDRATGTRDVRKLWGLGRRAPVLAAISIAAAASMAGLPPFLGFYGKETAFTALSESDGPFQGWQIATLIAIVLGSVFTVAYTLRFVSGAFAGKGKPEPSQAVSEMTPPGGLFLTSPAILSVSGLAAGFLTVPLVDWMLPYVDLFPVGLEGEHPHLGGSKLALALSAFAIIAGIVVFLAHRTVSKLRFSTPPLGNADRVYDATLRIADLLSQRVTSVTQRGSLQFTQAIILATLIALPSLALLLWPEWPSLPSGPPGSVLQLAVGGIMVAAAIGVTVLRNRLAAVLLIGVTGYGTAVIFALHGAPDLALTQVVVETLTLVIFILLLRKLPAEPHPYRPMGHRAIRAALGFGSGVMVVIVGLFAVSARSAQPVSAFLPDLAYSEGSGANVVNVVLVDIRAWDTLGEISVLLVAATGVASLIFRHRRYGSAPRVADAPVPSQQPLEASVTAAVERRQEVVAPDQRPDDDTPDDSTPEMASPEMAAMPTRRHLEYTEIVWLRGSELRNPRNRSFILEVTTRLLFPAMMVLSLYFLFAGHNAPGGGFAGGLVAGLALVLRYLAGGRYELGESVRVDAGKILGFGLALAAGTAMASILFGAPALSSATMYFDVPLFGEVKLVTALFFDIGVYFLVIGLVVDVLRSLGARLDSRIEVARQ